TGGCAGGAGAGCACTTGTGGATTGGGGATGGTTCACTGCGGTTGGTGCAAATGGCTTGTGGATTGTAAAGCTTGGGCTGGAGCTGTCCAGGAGAGCGGGCCTCAACACGTGTCGTGGCAACGGATTTGATAATCGGTTTATCCATGGGTCTAAAGAAAGGGTCTATACAAACGATCTAAAAAGGGTTCTGATCATCAGTATGAATAAGGGGATGAAGGATACAAAAAAAGAAAGGAGGCCACCATCAAAAATGGTTAGCCTTCTTTCCTTTATGGTTTCAATAAGATTTTCCCGGTACTTTTCCGGCTTTCCAGCAGTCGATGTGCATCCGCCCCTTGTTCCAAGGAGAAAAGCGTCGGTTCATCGATGAGGATTTTACCGGATATGATCCATTCGAACAACTCCGCCGTTCTTCTTTTCCGTTCGTCATGGGTTGTCAATACATTCCAAAGGTCGCCTCCTATTAAGGCTTTGGAGGTGTCCATCAGCATTCTCGGGTCGATTTTCTCGGGATCACCGCCTGCCATTCCAAAGAATACGACGGTTCCTCCGGTCTTCGTCGCCTCGAAACTATTCATCAACGTTTGACCGACAGATTCGTAAACGACATCTACGCCCCTGCCATCGGTTGCTTCCTTAATGGAATCCACCCAGTCCGAGCCGTACAGGAATACATGATCCGCACCCGCTTTTTTGGCGACAGCCGCTTTTTCTTCCGATGAAGTCAAGCCAATGACCTGTCCGCCCTTCATTCTGATCATTTGCGTCAATAATTGGCCGACCCCGCCTGCAGCAGCATGAACCAAAACGGTTTCTCCCTTTTTAACCGGATGGCTGTCGTCCGTTAAATATTGGGCAGTCAATCCTTGAAGCAGAACAGCCGCTGCCGTTTCAAAGGAGATGCCGTCTGGCAGCGGCAGCACCTTGTCAGCTGTAACGGAGACGAGCTCTGCATTGGCATGGGGAGCATCAGCAAACCCGACACGATCGCCAACCTTCACATGCTGAACATCCTCCCCGACATATTCGATGACACCTGCGCCTT
This genomic stretch from Peribacillus muralis harbors:
- a CDS encoding quinone oxidoreductase family protein; translation: MKALVFDGFGGPEVLSVRDIEEPKRSKSTVIVRMKAIGLNFADVYRRKGNYHLVGEPPFILGYEGAGVIEYVGEDVQHVKVGDRVGFADAPHANAELVSVTADKVLPLPDGISFETAAAVLLQGLTAQYLTDDSHPVKKGETVLVHAAAGGVGQLLTQMIRMKGGQVIGLTSSEEKAAVAKKAGADHVFLYGSDWVDSIKEATDGRGVDVVYESVGQTLMNSFEATKTGGTVVFFGMAGGDPEKIDPRMLMDTSKALIGGDLWNVLTTHDERKRRTAELFEWIISGKILIDEPTLFSLEQGADAHRLLESRKSTGKILLKP